From Levilactobacillus zymae, a single genomic window includes:
- the rseP gene encoding RIP metalloprotease RseP translates to MIKTIITFIIVFGILVIVHEFGHFYFAKRGGILVREFSIGMGPKLVYHRGKDGTTYTLRLLPVGGYVRMAGAEDDEEELKPGTPVSLFIGAHDTVERINTSKKSTLFNGIPLEVTATDLENELWIEGYENGDESAVKRYSVDHDATIIESDGTELRIAPKDVQFPSASLGRRLMTNFAGPMNNIFLAIVTFMLMSIAQGGVATGTNQVQVASSPVSVAQTAGVKTNDKIVAVNGKATKDWTALSQAIQPRANKRTTLTIQRDGKPRQLTVTPKGEKSNGKTVGMIGITQAKDKNVGAILLSGFTQTWTMTKLLFGALWHMVAGHFSLNDLGGPVAIFATTSQATQFGLVGILNFLAFLSLNLAIVNLLPIPALDGGKILLNLIEAVRRKPLSENVEAGITLVGVAFLVLLMLLVTWNDIERYFIR, encoded by the coding sequence GTGATTAAAACGATTATTACCTTTATCATTGTCTTCGGGATCCTGGTGATCGTGCATGAATTCGGACACTTTTATTTTGCCAAACGGGGTGGAATACTGGTCCGTGAATTCTCCATTGGGATGGGGCCGAAGCTGGTCTATCATCGGGGTAAGGACGGGACAACCTATACCTTACGACTCTTACCCGTGGGCGGGTACGTCCGGATGGCCGGAGCCGAAGATGACGAGGAAGAACTTAAACCCGGGACGCCGGTCAGCCTATTTATCGGGGCCCACGACACGGTGGAACGGATCAATACCAGTAAGAAGTCGACCTTGTTTAACGGTATTCCGCTGGAGGTTACGGCGACGGACCTGGAAAATGAGTTATGGATTGAAGGTTATGAAAACGGTGATGAGTCCGCAGTTAAGCGGTATTCGGTCGATCACGATGCCACGATTATTGAATCGGACGGCACCGAGTTACGGATTGCACCCAAAGACGTTCAATTTCCGTCTGCGTCGTTAGGCCGGCGGTTAATGACTAACTTTGCTGGACCGATGAACAACATTTTTTTGGCCATTGTGACCTTCATGTTGATGTCGATTGCCCAGGGTGGGGTGGCCACGGGAACTAATCAGGTTCAGGTGGCGAGCTCGCCGGTGTCGGTCGCCCAAACGGCCGGGGTGAAAACCAACGATAAGATTGTGGCCGTTAACGGTAAAGCAACCAAGGATTGGACGGCTCTGAGCCAGGCGATTCAGCCCCGCGCGAACAAGCGGACCACGTTAACCATTCAACGTGATGGGAAGCCCCGTCAACTGACGGTGACGCCAAAGGGTGAAAAGTCTAATGGAAAGACGGTCGGGATGATTGGCATTACCCAGGCGAAGGATAAAAACGTCGGGGCCATCCTATTATCCGGGTTTACGCAGACCTGGACCATGACCAAGCTGCTCTTTGGGGCGCTGTGGCACATGGTGGCGGGCCACTTTAGCCTAAACGATTTAGGTGGGCCGGTGGCCATTTTTGCCACGACCTCACAGGCGACGCAGTTCGGGTTGGTCGGGATCTTGAACTTCCTGGCGTTTCTATCCCTGAACCTGGCCATCGTCAATTTATTACCAATTCCAGCCTTAGATGGTGGTAAAATATTATTAAACCTAATTGAAGCCGTTCGCCGCAAACCACTATCGGAAAACGTGGAAGCGGGGATTACCTTGGTCGGGGTGGCCTTCTTGGTCCTCCTGATGTTGTTGGTAACCTGGAACGATATCGAACGCTACTTTATTCGGTAA
- a CDS encoding proline--tRNA ligase, with the protein MKQSKLLIPTLKEVPNDAEALSHQMMLRAGYIRQVTAGMYAYLPLAFRVLTNIETIIREEMDKIDAVETLMPAVLPASLWKESGRYDTYGPNLFKFKNRHDSDFILGPTHEETYTMLVRDAVKSYKRLPLVMYQIQAKYRDEDRPRYGLLRGREFIMKDAYSFTLNDEDLDRIYGQMEAAYERIFDRIGLNYRAIVGDGGAMGGSDSKEFSAIAPVGEDTIVYSDASDYAANLEMAKSLFISKKSHAPLEDLKKIATPGVHSIDELADFLKVKPSELVKTMFYMADKDQPVLVLVRGDHEVNEVKLKNYLDADFLDPATAEDAQKYLGANFGSLGPVGVGDDVKILADQYVGDMVNVAVGADEDGHHYLNANVDRDFRVDAYADLRNVQAGDLSPDGAGVLKFTKGIEIGHIFKLGTRYSDALGATVLDENGRQQPVVMGCYGIGVSRLLSAVAEQNADEHGLVWPRNIAPYDIHLIPVNLKKADQADLTAELEQQLTAAGYRVLTDDRKERPGVKFADSDLIGIPARITVGKKAGEGIVEIKIRKTGETVEVIKDEVASTIEILFKDND; encoded by the coding sequence ATGAAGCAATCAAAACTACTCATTCCAACCTTGAAAGAGGTCCCGAATGATGCAGAAGCTCTCAGTCATCAGATGATGCTGCGAGCCGGTTATATTCGACAGGTCACCGCGGGGATGTACGCTTATCTCCCACTGGCCTTTCGGGTACTAACCAACATTGAAACGATCATTCGCGAGGAAATGGATAAGATCGACGCCGTAGAAACGTTGATGCCGGCGGTCTTACCCGCTTCTTTGTGGAAGGAGTCCGGACGTTACGATACTTATGGCCCCAACTTGTTTAAGTTTAAGAATCGTCACGATAGCGACTTTATCTTGGGTCCCACCCATGAAGAAACTTACACCATGTTGGTGCGTGACGCCGTGAAGTCGTACAAACGATTGCCTCTTGTGATGTATCAGATCCAAGCCAAGTACCGGGATGAGGATCGCCCACGTTACGGCTTGTTGCGGGGGCGCGAGTTTATCATGAAGGATGCCTACTCCTTTACCCTAAACGACGAAGATCTTGATCGGATTTACGGTCAGATGGAAGCCGCTTACGAACGAATTTTTGACCGCATTGGCCTGAATTATCGGGCCATTGTAGGTGATGGGGGCGCGATGGGCGGCAGTGATTCTAAGGAATTTTCCGCCATTGCTCCCGTAGGCGAAGACACCATCGTTTACTCTGATGCTTCCGATTACGCGGCTAACTTGGAAATGGCCAAGAGCCTGTTCATCAGTAAGAAATCGCACGCGCCACTAGAAGACCTCAAGAAGATCGCCACGCCAGGAGTCCACAGCATTGACGAATTGGCCGACTTTTTGAAGGTTAAGCCCAGCGAATTAGTCAAGACCATGTTTTACATGGCTGACAAGGATCAACCCGTCTTAGTGTTGGTTCGTGGTGACCACGAAGTCAATGAAGTGAAGCTAAAGAACTACTTAGATGCCGACTTCTTAGATCCGGCCACGGCCGAAGATGCACAGAAATACCTGGGAGCCAACTTTGGGTCGTTAGGACCGGTAGGCGTTGGGGATGACGTCAAAATTTTGGCCGACCAATATGTGGGTGACATGGTCAACGTGGCCGTGGGGGCCGACGAAGATGGTCACCATTATCTGAACGCCAACGTTGATCGGGATTTCCGGGTTGACGCTTATGCCGACTTACGTAACGTCCAGGCGGGAGATTTGTCGCCGGACGGTGCCGGGGTGTTGAAGTTCACCAAGGGAATTGAAATTGGGCATATCTTTAAACTGGGAACCCGTTATTCCGATGCATTGGGCGCTACGGTGCTCGACGAAAACGGGCGGCAACAACCAGTGGTGATGGGCTGTTACGGTATCGGGGTTAGCCGATTACTATCCGCGGTTGCGGAACAAAATGCCGATGAACACGGGTTGGTTTGGCCCCGGAACATTGCCCCGTACGACATTCACTTGATTCCGGTCAACTTAAAGAAGGCGGATCAAGCGGACCTTACGGCTGAATTAGAACAACAATTAACCGCTGCTGGTTACCGGGTCTTGACCGACGACCGGAAAGAACGGCCGGGTGTGAAGTTTGCGGATTCCGATTTGATCGGGATTCCAGCCCGGATTACGGTCGGCAAGAAGGCCGGCGAAGGCATCGTTGAAATCAAGATTCGTAAGACCGGGGAGACGGTCGAAGTCATTAAGGATGAGGTGGCTAGCACCATCGAAATCCTCTTTAAGGATAACGACTAG